A single window of Pontibacillus chungwhensis DNA harbors:
- a CDS encoding ABC transporter ATP-binding protein yields MNVDFQNVTKKFGSTTALDGVTVQFEENKIYGLLGKNGAGKTTLMQLLAGHILPTSGDVRIGGDSPFNNRDVLRNLCLINESSNFKRRLKVKDVLKVAAMFYPSWSHETADRLLQTFSLRTNQSTKGLSKGMESALGIIIGLASRAKVTIFDEPYIGLDASARYMFYDVLLEEYEEYPRTIILSTHLIDEVSQLFEEVIVLKDGRVLLQQPAENMVQKSIKVSGKSSVVDEFAKGKQVIEEKSMMGMKTAILYGEYISLDEAKSLGLEAERSTIQDVMVHLTNMEGGKAYA; encoded by the coding sequence ATGAACGTAGACTTTCAAAATGTAACAAAAAAATTTGGGTCAACAACAGCATTGGATGGAGTTACTGTTCAGTTTGAAGAAAATAAGATTTATGGATTGCTAGGCAAGAATGGGGCGGGGAAGACGACCCTCATGCAGCTTCTGGCGGGGCACATTCTTCCGACAAGTGGTGATGTAAGAATAGGAGGGGATTCCCCTTTTAATAATCGAGACGTCCTGCGTAATCTGTGTCTGATCAATGAAAGCAGTAATTTTAAAAGACGGTTAAAAGTAAAAGACGTTTTGAAGGTTGCGGCAATGTTTTATCCTAGTTGGAGTCATGAAACAGCCGATCGTTTATTACAAACCTTCTCTTTACGAACTAATCAAAGTACTAAAGGACTCTCAAAAGGGATGGAATCAGCACTTGGTATTATTATTGGTTTAGCGAGTAGAGCTAAAGTTACGATTTTTGATGAACCTTACATCGGTCTTGATGCATCAGCTCGGTATATGTTTTATGACGTCTTGTTAGAAGAGTATGAGGAGTATCCTCGGACGATCATACTGTCCACTCACCTAATAGATGAAGTAAGTCAGTTATTCGAAGAAGTTATTGTTCTAAAAGATGGCAGAGTGCTTCTTCAGCAACCAGCAGAAAACATGGTCCAAAAAAGCATCAAAGTAAGTGGAAAGTCTTCCGTGGTAGATGAATTTGCTAAAGGGAAACAGGTCATTGAAGAAAAGAGCATGATGGGAATGAAAACCGCGATTCTTTACGGAGAATATATCTCATTAGATGAAGCGAAGTCGCTCGGATTAGAAGCTGAACGAAGCACCATTCAGGATGTCATGGTTCACCTGACGAACATGGAAGGGGGAAAAGCGTATGCTTAA